A single window of Halobacterium jilantaiense DNA harbors:
- a CDS encoding SDR family NAD(P)-dependent oxidoreductase, whose product MHQPDLSGRTALVTGSARGLGSGLALSLADCGASVAIHYNTSGDAAESVAADARDLGAPAATTVQGDVTDPEGVDGIFDAVEADLGTVDVLVNNVGSFAPEHWADISFEDWNRVLDTNLTATYLTSKRALDGMRDQSWGRIVNVGYASAEKGLVSAKNFPYFAAKQGVLMFTRMLAADTSEDGITVNAVSPYVIENSDEFPDDAPRGRWATFDDLAGVVRFFCDDDSEYISGQNVEVDGGWLPEDV is encoded by the coding sequence GTGCATCAGCCCGACCTCTCCGGCCGCACCGCGCTCGTCACGGGCAGCGCGCGCGGCCTCGGCAGCGGCCTCGCGCTCTCGCTGGCGGACTGCGGTGCCAGCGTCGCAATCCACTACAACACCAGCGGCGACGCCGCCGAATCGGTGGCCGCGGACGCCCGCGACCTCGGCGCGCCCGCGGCGACGACCGTGCAGGGCGACGTCACCGACCCCGAGGGCGTCGACGGTATCTTCGACGCCGTCGAGGCCGACCTCGGGACGGTGGACGTGCTCGTGAACAACGTCGGGAGCTTCGCGCCCGAGCACTGGGCGGACATCAGCTTCGAGGACTGGAACCGCGTGCTGGACACGAACCTCACCGCGACCTACCTCACGTCGAAGCGCGCCCTCGACGGGATGCGCGACCAGTCGTGGGGCCGCATCGTCAACGTCGGCTACGCATCGGCGGAGAAAGGCCTCGTGAGCGCGAAGAACTTCCCGTACTTCGCCGCCAAGCAGGGCGTCCTGATGTTCACGCGCATGCTCGCCGCCGACACCAGCGAGGACGGCATCACGGTCAACGCCGTGTCGCCGTACGTCATCGAGAACTCCGACGAGTTCCCCGACGACGCCCCGCGCGGCCGCTGGGCGACGTTCGACGACCTCGCGGGCGTCGTCCGGTTCTTCTGCGACGACGACTCGGAGTACATCTCCGGGCAGAACGTGGAAGTCGACGGCGGGTGGCTGCCCGAGGACGTGTAG
- a CDS encoding geranylgeranyl reductase family protein, producing the protein MYDFAVVGVGPAGARFARRAAERGYDVVAFESGELGKPLACSGHVSLDVWEFVPDEYHDDLFQNEIRGARFHLGGADSPSHPFYKQDAISNAIDRVQLDKVLADAARDAGADVREQHTVTGVTEHRDSVDLTVRGPEETFDVSAKMVAGSDGPQSRVREALGLPEPDEFLHGALAFDPEPDHEDFVDVHLTVPEFFAWRIPRGEGGVEYGLAAAPGEDVPGRFDDLVADYGVDVEHRCSGVIPIGPPDTVTSRRGFLLGDAAGQTKPFTGGGIRYGMAAADAAARELDPDRPGTLAGYERAWREELGRDITLGHLVRSGYSMPEPIQRAGMKLFSGEIAVHMDQPTSLFSLDQLRAMLK; encoded by the coding sequence ATGTACGACTTCGCGGTCGTCGGCGTGGGACCGGCCGGCGCGCGGTTCGCGCGGCGGGCGGCCGAGCGCGGCTACGACGTGGTCGCCTTCGAGTCGGGGGAACTCGGGAAGCCGCTGGCGTGTTCGGGGCACGTCAGCCTTGACGTCTGGGAGTTCGTCCCTGACGAGTACCACGACGACCTCTTCCAGAACGAGATTCGGGGCGCGCGCTTCCACCTCGGCGGCGCGGATTCGCCTTCTCACCCCTTCTACAAGCAGGACGCCATCTCGAACGCCATCGACCGCGTGCAACTGGACAAGGTGCTCGCCGACGCCGCCCGCGACGCCGGTGCGGACGTCCGCGAGCAGCACACGGTCACGGGCGTCACTGAACACCGGGATAGCGTGGACCTCACCGTCCGGGGACCAGAGGAGACCTTCGACGTGTCCGCGAAGATGGTCGCCGGCAGCGACGGCCCCCAGTCCCGCGTCCGGGAGGCGCTCGGGCTGCCGGAACCGGACGAGTTCCTGCACGGCGCGCTCGCGTTCGACCCCGAGCCAGACCACGAGGACTTCGTGGACGTCCACCTCACCGTCCCCGAGTTCTTCGCGTGGCGCATCCCCAGAGGCGAGGGCGGCGTCGAGTACGGCCTCGCGGCAGCGCCCGGCGAGGACGTGCCCGGACGCTTCGACGACCTCGTGGCCGACTACGGCGTCGACGTCGAACACCGCTGCTCCGGCGTTATCCCCATCGGCCCGCCGGACACGGTCACGAGCCGCCGGGGATTCCTGCTCGGCGACGCGGCCGGTCAGACGAAGCCGTTCACCGGCGGCGGCATCCGGTACGGGATGGCGGCCGCCGACGCCGCCGCTCGGGAACTCGACCCCGACCGGCCGGGCACGCTCGCCGGCTACGAGCGCGCGTGGCGCGAGGAACTCGGCCGCGACATCACACTCGGCCACCTCGTCCGCAGCGGGTACTCGATGCCGGAGCCGATACAGCGAGCCGGGATGAAGCTGTTCTCGGGGGAAATCGCGGTCCACATGGACCAGCCGACGAGCCTGTTCTCGCTCGACCAGCTGCGGGCGATGCTGAAGTAA
- the uvrA gene encoding excinuclease ABC subunit UvrA codes for MSEEYIEVTGAEEHNLKDLDVTLPRESLNVVTGLSGSGKSSLAFETIYAEGQRRYIESLSAYARNFLGQMDKPQVESVEGLSPAISIDQKNAANNPRSTVGTVTELHDYLRLLYARVGTPHCPECGREVGEQSAQQMVRRILELPEGTKAKIAAPVVRDQKGAFEDRFEDLVSEGYSRVEVDGEAYDLAYDDPDLDENYDHTVDVVVDRVTVSDDARSRITDSVETALEEAGGVLKVIVPEPGEDVALGGATARSTGDLAEEGSDDRLVVEFSEDLACTHCGIDISEIETRSFSFNSPHGACPECEGIGNTKEVSEDLVVVDESKPIKDVFEAWSYNRSYYRTRLDAVAAHFDVSVTTPFEDLDEDTQQAFLYGTSDEVVFERSTKNGTRRKEKRFEGVIPNLERRYVETDSESTRDHIEKYMSVTTCPACDGTRLKPSSRAVLVDDTPITEVNQMSIGDALDHFEGMEAGMDERDTKIAEEILKEIRARLGFMTEVGLEYLTLNREASTLSGGESQRIRLATQIGSGLVGVLYVLDEPSIGLHQRDNDRLLNTLEELRDLGNTLVVVEHDEETMRRADNVVDMGPGPGRHGGEVVANGSVEDLMETERSVTGDYLAGRKQIPVPDERRDYEDALTVEGARQHNLRDLDVDLPIGAFTAITGVSGSGKSTLMHDILYKGLAREMNDNTSVDPGEHDAIEGIEHVETVRLIDQSPIGRTPRSNPATYTGIFDYIREKFAETKLAKQRGYEKGRFSFNVKGGRCEACGGQGTQKIEMNFLSDVHVPCEECGGDRYNDETLDVTFKGKTIADVLQMSVEEAYDFFEADSRLGRRLQLLKDVGLDYMRLGQPSTTLSGGEAQRVKLAEELGKKDSGDTLYLLDEPTTGLHSADERKLIEVLQRLTDRGNTVVVIEHELDLVKNADHVVDLGPEGGEAGGDVVATGTPEEVARNDDSHTGRYLRDKLPAVDLEGPRSDREKPAKEQAAPTADDD; via the coding sequence ATGAGTGAGGAGTACATCGAGGTCACGGGGGCCGAGGAGCACAACCTCAAAGACCTCGACGTCACGCTGCCCCGGGAGTCGCTGAACGTCGTCACGGGGCTGTCCGGGTCCGGGAAGTCGAGCCTGGCGTTCGAGACCATCTACGCCGAGGGCCAGCGGCGCTACATCGAGAGCCTCTCCGCCTACGCGCGGAACTTCCTCGGACAGATGGACAAACCGCAGGTCGAGTCCGTCGAGGGCCTGAGCCCCGCAATCTCCATCGACCAGAAGAACGCCGCGAACAACCCCCGGTCGACGGTCGGGACCGTCACGGAACTCCACGACTACCTGCGGCTGCTGTACGCCCGCGTCGGCACGCCGCACTGCCCCGAGTGCGGCCGGGAGGTCGGCGAGCAGTCCGCCCAGCAGATGGTGCGGCGCATCCTCGAACTCCCCGAGGGGACGAAGGCGAAAATCGCCGCGCCGGTCGTCCGCGACCAGAAGGGCGCGTTCGAGGACCGCTTCGAGGACCTCGTCTCCGAGGGGTACTCGCGGGTGGAGGTCGACGGCGAGGCCTACGACCTCGCGTACGACGACCCGGACCTCGACGAGAACTACGACCACACCGTCGACGTGGTGGTCGACCGCGTCACCGTCAGCGACGACGCCCGCTCCCGCATCACGGACAGCGTGGAGACCGCGCTGGAGGAGGCCGGCGGCGTGCTGAAGGTCATCGTCCCCGAACCCGGCGAGGACGTGGCACTCGGCGGCGCGACGGCGCGCTCGACCGGCGACCTCGCCGAGGAGGGCAGCGACGACCGCCTCGTCGTGGAGTTCAGCGAGGACCTCGCGTGCACGCACTGCGGCATCGACATCAGCGAAATCGAGACCCGGTCGTTCTCCTTCAACAGCCCGCACGGCGCGTGTCCCGAGTGTGAGGGCATCGGGAACACGAAGGAGGTCAGCGAAGACCTCGTCGTCGTCGACGAGAGCAAGCCCATCAAGGACGTCTTCGAGGCCTGGAGCTACAACCGGTCGTACTACCGCACGCGACTGGACGCCGTCGCCGCGCACTTCGATGTGAGCGTGACCACGCCGTTCGAGGACTTAGACGAGGACACCCAGCAGGCGTTCCTCTACGGCACCAGCGACGAAGTCGTCTTCGAGCGCTCCACGAAGAACGGCACCCGGCGGAAGGAGAAGCGCTTCGAGGGCGTCATCCCGAATCTGGAGCGACGCTACGTGGAGACGGATTCGGAGTCCACCCGGGACCACATCGAGAAGTACATGTCCGTGACGACGTGCCCGGCCTGCGACGGCACGCGTCTGAAACCCTCCTCGCGGGCCGTCCTCGTCGACGACACGCCCATCACCGAAGTCAACCAGATGAGCATCGGTGACGCCCTCGACCACTTCGAGGGGATGGAAGCGGGGATGGACGAGCGCGACACCAAAATCGCCGAGGAGATTCTCAAGGAGATTCGTGCCCGCCTCGGCTTCATGACCGAGGTCGGCCTGGAGTACCTCACACTGAACCGGGAGGCGTCGACGCTCTCCGGCGGCGAGAGCCAGCGTATCCGGCTCGCCACCCAGATCGGCTCCGGGCTCGTCGGCGTGCTGTACGTCCTCGACGAGCCGAGCATCGGGCTCCACCAGCGCGACAACGACCGCCTCCTGAACACCCTCGAAGAGCTGCGGGACCTCGGGAACACGCTCGTGGTCGTCGAACACGACGAGGAGACGATGCGGCGGGCCGACAACGTCGTCGACATGGGGCCGGGGCCGGGCCGCCACGGCGGCGAGGTCGTCGCCAACGGCAGCGTCGAGGACCTGATGGAGACCGAGCGCTCCGTCACGGGCGACTACCTCGCCGGCCGCAAGCAGATTCCCGTCCCCGACGAGCGACGGGACTACGAGGACGCGCTCACGGTCGAGGGCGCGCGCCAGCATAACCTCCGCGACCTCGACGTCGACCTCCCAATTGGCGCGTTCACGGCCATCACCGGCGTGTCGGGCTCCGGGAAGTCGACGCTGATGCACGACATCCTCTACAAGGGTCTCGCCCGCGAGATGAACGACAACACGAGCGTCGACCCCGGCGAGCACGACGCCATCGAGGGCATCGAACACGTCGAGACCGTGCGGCTCATCGACCAGAGCCCCATCGGCCGCACGCCGCGCTCCAATCCGGCGACGTACACGGGCATCTTCGACTACATCCGCGAGAAGTTCGCGGAGACCAAACTCGCCAAGCAGCGCGGCTACGAGAAGGGGCGGTTCTCGTTCAACGTCAAGGGCGGCCGCTGTGAGGCCTGCGGTGGGCAGGGCACCCAGAAGATCGAGATGAACTTCCTCTCGGACGTCCACGTGCCCTGCGAGGAGTGCGGCGGCGACCGCTACAACGACGAGACCCTCGACGTGACGTTCAAGGGCAAGACCATCGCGGACGTCCTCCAGATGAGCGTCGAGGAGGCCTACGACTTCTTCGAGGCGGACTCGCGGCTCGGCCGCCGCCTCCAGTTGCTGAAGGACGTCGGCCTCGACTACATGCGCCTCGGCCAGCCGTCGACCACCCTCAGCGGCGGCGAGGCCCAGCGCGTCAAACTCGCCGAGGAACTCGGGAAGAAGGACTCCGGCGACACGCTCTACCTGCTCGACGAGCCGACGACCGGCCTCCACAGCGCCGACGAGCGAAAGCTCATCGAGGTGCTCCAGCGGCTCACCGACCGCGGCAACACCGTCGTCGTCATCGAGCACGAACTCGACCTCGTGAAGAACGCCGACCACGTCGTCGACCTCGGCCCGGAGGGCGGCGAGGCCGGCGGCGACGTTGTCGCCACCGGTACACCCGAAGAAGTCGCTCGAAACGACGACAGCCACACCGGCCGCTACCTCCGGGACAAACTCCCGGCGGTCGACCTCGAAGGACCCCGGAGCGACCGCGAGAAGCCCGCGAAAGAACAGGCAGCGCCGACGGCGGACGACGACTGA
- a CDS encoding universal stress protein, whose protein sequence is MTLDRLLVAVGPSDDDRVGPLAATTTDIAGPAGASVTLAHVFTDAEYEDARERLGGEPGDEVTPDAVARRHATIRELGDAFDDAGVDYDVAGRVGDHGQAVVSLADDVAADLAVVGGRQRSPTGKAVFGSTAQTVLLSAPCPVTFVRSDH, encoded by the coding sequence ATGACACTCGACCGGCTGCTGGTCGCCGTCGGGCCCAGTGACGACGACAGGGTCGGCCCGCTCGCCGCGACGACCACGGACATCGCCGGCCCCGCCGGGGCGTCAGTGACGCTCGCGCACGTGTTCACCGACGCGGAGTACGAGGACGCGAGAGAGCGCCTCGGCGGCGAACCGGGCGACGAAGTGACGCCGGACGCGGTCGCGCGCCGGCACGCCACCATCCGGGAACTCGGGGACGCGTTCGACGACGCGGGCGTCGACTACGACGTCGCGGGGCGCGTCGGCGACCACGGGCAGGCCGTCGTCTCGCTCGCGGACGACGTGGCCGCCGACCTCGCCGTGGTCGGCGGCCGGCAGCGCTCGCCGACGGGGAAAGCGGTCTTCGGCAGTACGGCCCAGACCGTCCTGCTGTCGGCACCCTGCCCGGTGACGTTCGTGCGGAGCGACCACTGA
- a CDS encoding AIM24 family protein has protein sequence MDATAEDGLAGALVVDLNAGETVLAASGSLVDHTGSVRVERAREGALRSVANAARQREVTPVRVTATAETTARFAPRHHGEVVACPLGDGTLSVARDSFLAAPTNVRVGAGSIGNAPTRGMGLFLTEVSGDGHAYVAGRGRVERLDLDAGETHVVAAANLVAFEDRLGVTVERVSAMEDAASVGRFHGPGAVWLATRRRE, from the coding sequence ATGGACGCGACCGCCGAGGACGGCCTCGCGGGCGCGCTCGTCGTCGACCTGAACGCCGGCGAGACGGTGCTGGCCGCTTCCGGGTCGCTCGTCGACCACACGGGCAGCGTCAGGGTCGAGCGCGCCCGGGAGGGCGCGCTGCGCTCGGTCGCGAACGCCGCACGACAGCGCGAGGTGACGCCGGTGCGCGTGACCGCCACCGCCGAGACGACGGCCCGGTTCGCGCCCCGCCACCACGGCGAGGTGGTGGCCTGCCCGCTCGGCGATGGCACACTGTCGGTCGCCCGGGACTCGTTCCTCGCAGCACCGACGAACGTCCGCGTCGGCGCGGGCAGCATCGGGAACGCCCCGACCCGAGGCATGGGGTTGTTCCTGACCGAAGTCTCGGGCGACGGCCACGCCTACGTCGCGGGCCGCGGCCGAGTGGAGCGACTCGACCTCGACGCGGGCGAGACGCACGTGGTGGCGGCGGCGAACCTGGTGGCGTTCGAGGACCGCCTGGGCGTCACCGTCGAGCGCGTGTCCGCGATGGAGGACGCGGCGTCGGTCGGCCGGTTCCACGGCCCGGGGGCCGTCTGGCTGGCGACCCGCCGCCGCGAGTAG
- a CDS encoding YbaK/EbsC family protein, with amino-acid sequence MHERAAEFAERASEEYGVDVDVHEFDEGTKTAADAADAVGCDVAQIASSIVVVADGDPVVVVTSGANRVDLDTVAVYRDASDARMAEADEVKEATGWSIGGVPPFCHATDVPVLLDETLLDHDEVWAAAGTPTAVWPVDPERLRELAGAEPAAVAE; translated from the coding sequence ATGCACGAGCGAGCGGCGGAGTTCGCCGAGCGGGCCAGCGAGGAGTACGGCGTCGACGTGGACGTCCACGAGTTCGACGAGGGCACGAAGACCGCCGCCGACGCGGCCGACGCGGTGGGCTGTGACGTCGCTCAAATCGCCTCCAGCATCGTCGTCGTCGCGGACGGCGACCCGGTCGTGGTCGTGACCAGCGGCGCGAATCGCGTCGACCTGGACACGGTCGCGGTGTACCGGGACGCCAGCGACGCCCGGATGGCCGAGGCCGACGAGGTGAAAGAGGCGACCGGGTGGAGCATCGGCGGCGTCCCGCCGTTCTGCCACGCGACGGACGTGCCCGTGCTGCTGGACGAGACGCTTCTGGACCACGACGAGGTGTGGGCTGCGGCCGGCACGCCGACGGCAGTCTGGCCGGTCGACCCCGAGCGCCTGCGCGAGCTCGCGGGCGCGGAGCCCGCGGCCGTCGCGGAGTGA
- a CDS encoding lactate utilization protein has product MSQQTKADYVDDVDVDDDWDEHPSEAELEATVENLEASGFDVEVVADAEAALEYVTDAIPAGASVMNGHSTTLEEIGFDDYLGEGDHNWENLAADIWSIDDDAERDAARRASQTADYFLGSVNGIAREEGTLVAADLSGSRVGAYPFAAQNLLLVAGVNKVVEDVEAARERLHEYAWAFENERAQEAYGVESAAAKELIYRQEGTEGRTTIVLVEETFGY; this is encoded by the coding sequence ATGAGCCAGCAGACGAAGGCTGACTACGTGGACGACGTGGACGTGGACGACGACTGGGACGAGCACCCGAGCGAGGCGGAACTCGAAGCGACTGTCGAGAACCTCGAAGCCAGCGGGTTCGACGTCGAAGTCGTCGCGGACGCCGAGGCCGCTCTGGAGTACGTCACCGACGCGATTCCGGCCGGCGCGTCCGTGATGAACGGCCACTCAACGACCCTCGAAGAGATCGGGTTCGACGACTATCTGGGCGAGGGCGACCACAACTGGGAGAACCTCGCCGCCGACATCTGGAGCATCGACGACGACGCCGAGCGTGACGCCGCCCGGCGGGCGTCCCAGACGGCGGACTACTTCCTCGGCAGCGTCAACGGCATCGCTCGCGAGGAGGGGACGCTGGTCGCCGCGGACCTCTCCGGGAGCCGCGTCGGCGCGTACCCCTTCGCGGCCCAGAATCTCCTGCTGGTCGCGGGCGTGAACAAAGTCGTCGAGGACGTCGAGGCAGCCCGCGAGCGCCTCCACGAGTACGCGTGGGCGTTCGAGAACGAGCGCGCACAGGAGGCATACGGCGTCGAGAGCGCGGCGGCGAAGGAACTCATCTACCGCCAGGAGGGCACCGAGGGCCGCACGACTATCGTGCTCGTCGAGGAGACGTTCGGCTACTAG
- a CDS encoding glycine cleavage T C-terminal barrel domain-containing protein: MTVVREAHEAHGATFREVAGRSFPAEYGRPERTHRAVRNGVGVTEHAFDVVVAAGADRHAIVDDAVAGSVPATDGEASYVVLLDDSGTVAADCYVFATGDRLLLFLPAGDGERVAAAVREQAGGRDAGVSLATDDFGTFGVHGPNATEKVASVLHHASPPEERLRFVRGEMEGGVTVVRDDDVAGDEGYFVVCAAADADEVFQTLLVRGLNAVPFGHETWATLTLEAGTPLFETELRGRTPAALGLSRLVGETGALEDGERLVGLEPESLPEPGAAVSVDGETIGEITRAADCPTVDAPLAFAAASGVEVGDEVAVGGDVAASVVDLPFVETGQRSRRIPEF; this comes from the coding sequence ATGACTGTCGTTAGGGAAGCCCACGAGGCTCACGGCGCGACGTTCCGCGAGGTGGCGGGGCGGTCGTTCCCCGCGGAGTACGGCCGCCCGGAGCGCACGCACCGCGCGGTGCGCAACGGCGTCGGCGTCACCGAGCACGCCTTCGACGTGGTCGTCGCGGCGGGGGCGGACCGCCACGCCATCGTCGACGACGCGGTCGCGGGCTCGGTGCCGGCCACCGACGGCGAGGCGAGCTACGTCGTCCTGCTGGACGACTCAGGCACCGTGGCCGCCGACTGCTACGTGTTCGCGACCGGTGACAGACTGCTCCTCTTCCTGCCGGCCGGCGACGGCGAGCGGGTGGCCGCGGCGGTCCGAGAGCAAGCTGGCGGCCGCGACGCTGGGGTCTCGCTGGCGACCGACGACTTCGGAACGTTCGGCGTTCACGGACCGAACGCGACGGAGAAGGTGGCGAGCGTCCTCCACCACGCCAGCCCGCCCGAGGAGCGCCTGCGGTTCGTGCGCGGCGAGATGGAGGGCGGCGTCACCGTCGTCCGCGACGACGACGTGGCCGGCGACGAGGGGTACTTCGTCGTCTGCGCCGCCGCGGACGCCGACGAGGTGTTCCAGACGCTGCTCGTGCGCGGCCTGAACGCCGTCCCCTTCGGTCACGAGACCTGGGCGACGCTCACACTGGAGGCCGGCACGCCGCTGTTCGAGACCGAACTCCGCGGCCGGACGCCCGCCGCACTCGGCCTCTCGCGGCTCGTCGGCGAGACCGGCGCGCTGGAAGACGGCGAGCGACTGGTCGGCCTCGAACCCGAGTCACTTCCCGAACCGGGTGCCGCCGTCTCGGTCGACGGCGAGACTATCGGCGAGATAACGCGCGCTGCCGACTGTCCGACGGTCGACGCACCGCTGGCGTTCGCCGCCGCGTCGGGCGTCGAAGTGGGTGACGAGGTTGCGGTCGGCGGCGACGTGGCCGCGTCGGTCGTCGACCTGCCGTTCGTCGAGACTGGGCAGCGCTCGCGGCGAATCCCCGAGTTCTAG
- a CDS encoding HNH endonuclease: MSRWRRVVRRELARYRDDTGWRVVELQELYGQLGPVLQAEFPDNNNPEAKLRQILQQLAERGEVEFVDGDGTYRIGDLAETAGKSVSDAADPGEGWTYEAREYETTVGARSLPAAFREAVLSRYDTRCPVSGVDHPRLLDVAHVLSWSGHESLRTDPTNVVALDKTHHAAFDAGLYTLDADLRLRVSPDFETDSDVLQRTLLDRDGDRVDIDADLLDPTYLERRNRALDWW, from the coding sequence ATGTCTCGATGGCGGCGCGTCGTCCGACGGGAGCTCGCCCGGTACCGCGACGACACCGGGTGGCGGGTCGTCGAGCTACAGGAGCTCTACGGCCAGCTCGGGCCGGTACTTCAGGCGGAGTTCCCCGACAACAACAACCCCGAGGCGAAGCTCCGACAGATTCTCCAGCAGCTCGCCGAGCGCGGGGAAGTCGAGTTCGTGGACGGCGACGGCACCTACCGCATCGGTGACCTCGCCGAGACGGCGGGCAAGTCTGTGAGTGACGCCGCCGACCCGGGCGAGGGCTGGACGTACGAGGCTCGCGAATACGAGACGACCGTCGGCGCGCGCTCCCTCCCGGCGGCGTTCCGGGAGGCGGTCCTCTCGCGGTACGACACGCGGTGTCCCGTCTCCGGCGTCGACCACCCACGACTGCTCGACGTCGCCCACGTGCTGTCGTGGAGCGGCCACGAGTCGCTGCGCACCGACCCGACCAACGTCGTCGCGCTCGACAAGACCCACCACGCCGCCTTCGATGCGGGGCTGTACACGCTCGACGCCGACCTTCGGCTGCGCGTCTCGCCGGACTTCGAGACGGACAGCGATGTCCTCCAGCGGACGCTCCTCGACCGGGACGGCGACCGCGTCGACATCGACGCGGACCTGCTCGACCCGACCTACCTCGAACGCCGCAACCGGGCCCTCGACTGGTGGTGA
- a CDS encoding alpha/beta hydrolase → MDGDSDLDGMHPEAREALQRRERFMPDSMRDAGARRIRLLESVASRWQNWNPPAVGGVTDGTIPGPDGRIPVRAYRPDTEGPYPTVVFYHGGGFVIGSLDSHDLLCRHLARESGCVVLSVDYRLAPEHPFPAAVEDAYAALEWAADNTATLRGTGDLAVVGDSAGGALAAIVALIAAETDGPELDYQYLLYPGVGLEEDQDSVREHAGIVLSEDDLQWFRECYYDSPVDERNPYADPAKAGDRSGVAPATVLTAGFDPLRDGGRLYADQLEADGVPTRYVEYEDVMHGFATMLGTPELERAHDAVADVAADLREALAH, encoded by the coding sequence ATGGACGGCGACAGCGACCTGGACGGGATGCACCCCGAGGCGCGGGAGGCGCTCCAGCGGCGGGAGCGTTTCATGCCGGACTCGATGCGGGACGCCGGCGCGCGACGGATTCGCTTGCTGGAGAGCGTGGCGAGCCGGTGGCAGAACTGGAATCCGCCCGCGGTCGGCGGCGTGACCGACGGCACGATTCCCGGGCCGGACGGCCGGATTCCCGTCCGCGCGTACCGGCCGGACACCGAGGGACCGTACCCGACAGTCGTCTTCTACCACGGCGGCGGCTTCGTCATCGGGAGTCTGGACAGTCACGACCTGCTCTGCCGGCACCTCGCGCGAGAGAGCGGCTGCGTCGTGCTGAGCGTCGACTACCGGCTGGCACCCGAACACCCGTTCCCGGCGGCCGTCGAGGACGCCTACGCCGCCCTGGAGTGGGCGGCCGACAACACGGCGACGCTCCGGGGCACCGGCGACCTCGCCGTCGTCGGGGACTCCGCGGGCGGCGCGCTGGCCGCCATCGTGGCGCTGATTGCCGCCGAGACCGACGGCCCCGAACTCGACTACCAGTACCTGCTGTACCCCGGTGTCGGTTTGGAGGAAGACCAGGACTCCGTCCGCGAGCACGCCGGCATCGTGCTCTCCGAGGACGACCTCCAGTGGTTCCGGGAGTGCTACTACGACAGCCCGGTCGACGAGCGCAACCCCTACGCGGACCCCGCGAAGGCCGGCGACCGCTCCGGCGTAGCGCCGGCGACGGTGCTGACGGCCGGCTTCGACCCGCTGCGGGACGGCGGCCGCCTGTACGCCGACCAGCTCGAAGCGGACGGCGTTCCGACGCGGTACGTCGAGTACGAGGACGTGATGCACGGCTTCGCGACGATGCTCGGGACGCCCGAACTCGAACGCGCCCACGACGCCGTCGCGGACGTCGCAGCCGACCTCCGAGAGGCGCTCGCGCACTGA
- a CDS encoding DUF6432 family protein: MPAKREYRDRPGTEVAVLDALVERANGGMTVFELRASVDADIDGIEDALGSLTSDGLVHAEESDGRTKFTVDDRVVPSPEDESHEDSIFDAIKRRIGL; this comes from the coding sequence ATGCCTGCGAAGCGCGAGTATCGCGACCGGCCCGGAACGGAGGTCGCGGTGCTCGACGCGCTCGTCGAGCGCGCGAACGGCGGCATGACCGTCTTCGAGTTGCGCGCGAGCGTCGACGCCGACATCGACGGTATCGAGGACGCCCTCGGGTCGCTGACTAGCGACGGGCTCGTCCACGCCGAGGAGTCAGACGGCCGGACGAAGTTCACCGTCGACGACCGCGTCGTCCCCAGCCCCGAGGACGAGAGCCACGAGGACTCCATCTTCGACGCCATCAAGCGCCGCATCGGGCTCTGA